From the genome of Solanum stenotomum isolate F172 chromosome 5, ASM1918654v1, whole genome shotgun sequence:
CCCCTTAACCTGGAATGCCTTCTCTTGAACTTTCTCACGGGACCTATTTAGCCTATCTTCATGAGCTAGCAAGGAACTCATTAATTCATCAAAAGAATAAATAGATAGGTCCTTAGATTCCTCAATTGCAGTAACAACATGCTCAAATTTGGTGGTTAAACTTCTCAACACTTTAGACACAACAATCTGATTATCAATTTTCTCAGCATAGGACCTCATCCTATTAACAATAGCAGATGTTCTAGACAAATATCCTTGCACaaattcattttcattcatgaaTAATGTTTCAAAGTCACGTGGGAGAGTTTGTAATTTAACAGTAATTACCTTTATCATCTCCAAAGTACTCTTGCTTCAGGATCTCCCATGCTTGTTTGGAAGTCTCAGCTGCTGATATGTGAGGAAAAATTTCATCATCAAGAGCCTGCTGGATCCTGAATAGAGCTTTTGAGTCTCTCTTTCGATGTTCTCTCAATTGGTTTGCATTCCCTTCTGGAATTCCAGTCTCAACTACATCCCATAGTTCTGGAGATTTGAAAAAAGTCTTCATTATTAGACTCCAGAACTGATAATTTATCCCTCTGAAAATTGGAATTAGGGGCTACAATGAAGCTGGTGTCCCATTTCCTGCCATGGAAATTCTGATTTCTCTAGGGGAAAAAATCTCAcaatatttcactttttttctctcttactATACCAATCCCTACTTGAGGAAATGGTGGATCTTAACCTGGAGTAAAGCTTCTGATACCAAGATGTTGGCAAAAGATATGAACGACTACTCAAATAAGGTGTTAACAGAGAGAAACTTGATCTTTTTCTATTACTTCGGAAGACAACGCTACAAGTCTTTAAATAGAACTTGGAAAGAAACAAACCTAGAGAAAATAATAGGGCACTAATTAGCACTAACCCATGACTTGCTAACTGACTAACATGAACTAACTAGGACTCCTAGAGCTAGTTAACTGGAAACATAACTAAAAGTACTGCCACTAACAGCATTAAACTTTTGAATCAGTCAACTAACACGCCGGTGTTATATTATAGGAAGGATTATTTTTCTGAAACTTCACCTTTTCTTTTGAAGGTTCAGATACGTGTCCGTCTGCATTGTGTACCACTGCCAGAAGATACGTTTAGACCAGTAATTAAGGATAACTATTTTGAGCAGCATCATTTCTGGTTTGAGCTAGATCATACTCAATCTAGTAAATTGATCTCGCAACTCTCATCTCTTGCATATGCTCCGAGTAGCACACCACATTATCCAGCACTCCGGAGAAGTATAATCCAAACTTCACCAGCAAATAACAAGATAACAGTAAATAGATGTTCTGAACCacaaaacttgaaaaataagCCATCCAGTTCCATTGATTCTCAAGGTGCATTGGAAGAgaagaattttatatatatgaaactAAAAGAAATAGCTCTTGATCGTGAATGGCCAGCGATCTCCAGAAACGGGCATGCAGAGGAAAACACCAATGAAGGGATAAGTTATAATGATGTAAGCATTGATCAAACAGGTTTTGTGGAACCACAGCTTCCTGGAGAAGAGATGAATGAAGAAGGCAATTGTGACTTGGCTGGTTATCCTCCTTTTGTAGCTCAGGTTCATCATCTTCTTGTAATACGTGCCAATTTTCATCAACCATTTATGCTCTAGATGTTCTTATATGACTTCAATATCTCTGTTgttgtagctgctgaaagaagTGAAAGAGCTGAATGCATTTAAGGAACAGCACACCCAAAAAGTGACTGGCCTGGAGAAGAAGCTGGTAAACCTTATCTCTGTATAATCTTGGTCGTGTGGTGACATATCTATTCTATGCTAAAACCACTTAAGGAGCTTGAGATTCTGCTTCTTCTTTTAAAGTAGATGAAATCATGATAATAAGCCATAGAGTTTGGTGGCTTCAAGATTCAAGATGATATACCAAAGAAATGCTAGTATGATttctaaaagaggaaataataAGATTATTATCATATAATTTCGGATATGTAACTTGACAGGGAAAAGTATTATTGAACATTAGTTGCTATTTACTATACAAAGAGTTAATAGTACAGTGACAAGGGACCAACAATAGTTCATGCTTGATTGTTTTAGATGGTATAGTGACAGAGCTTGAATAGCCTAATTCAACAGTTTGTTAGTGCAAAGAGGGATAGAAGGAAAAGGTTACATGAGTATTACAGTCAGAAATGCATGGCGGttcattaattttaaattcttagagAGAGAACGACATTTGACACAACAAACTAATAGAAATTGAATATTTATAGGAGAGGGCAGATCTGTGTGGAGGTGGCTTTTCTGAACATTCTCTTATTGTTCAGTGAGGggattattattataaatatacatCTGATACAGTAAAGAAAACAACTTAGCTCATATTGAGTTCCATGTTTAAAAGTCTCTTATTGGTGTTGGTGGAAATGGAATGCTGCCAAGAAGTCTGTGCAATCTGTTCACAAGagtgattatttattttatttttggagacTCTTCAGGGTTGGGTATAAGTTTGCTTATGCAAATATTGTTTCGTACTGTTTAAGGGAATATTTCTTTAATCAATATCCTACTTGGTAGAAGTCTCTGCATCCTATACAGACCTTTCCATGTTTAGGACACTCTTATTGTTGTTTGGGGGAATCAGAAAATGCCCCTTAAGAAGTTTTCAAATTCAATTGCACAACCTTTTGAAAATGACCAAAAGGGAAAAACCTTAGGTTCTTGATCTGTAAGGCTTTATCCAAATTGAAAAAGATGTATGTATCAGTGATAGTTGATGATTGTATTCTTTCGCCGATTTCAAGGATTTCAAGGATTTCAATAATTATCCAGTTTGATGCGTCATATTGTGTCTGTTCTCTTTCTAAatgatttaataatttttgttttctcCATACCTACCTGAATACATGCTGTGTCTGCAGAAGTAAAAATCTGATGTTTTCCCCCTTTGTTATTTCCTTGTCTTCACATGGAATTCAGGCTAATGCACAAGAAGAAATCAAACTGCTAAAAGGTAGATGCTTGATGTTGGAGTCCACAAATCCTTCTCGTACACATGATAGTGCAAATGTGGTTGAGTCAGACGATATAGTCTGTGATGAGTCAATCATCCTAGCTGGAGAATTTGATGGTAATAACTGGCTATCGGCCTTGGACTTGTACTCACCTTTGAGTGATGTTTTAAAGACACTTAAGACAATGAGTTCATTTTGGTCGTATTTTGCAATTGCAAATCTGAGTAGAGAAGTCTATGTATTTGGTGGCAAATTTGGGAAGTTGTGGGACAACACAGGTAATACCAGTAGTCCCTCCCTTCTCATACCCTCCTCCCCCTTTCTCTTAAGTTGCTGACACTGATGCCACTCTATTCTTGTGAAGTTGAATCATATAACCCAGCAAATGATATGTGGACTGTGGATTCTCATTTGAAAAAGAGAATCAGTAACTTATCTAGAGCTACTTTGAAGGACACGATGTTTGCAATGGGTGGTGGAAATGGGACTGAATACTTTGCAGAAGTTGAAATGTATGATCCTCAAGTAGGTCGATGGATTCCTTCACGATCCATGTCGCAGAAGGTTAATTCTATTCCTTGCTTACATTTCTAGCAAACAAAGACAATATTTGTCTCTTTCTTGTCCTTGCCTACAGTCCAGGCTTCAATTTGGTTCTATTGTTTAGACTTACTTGTTCAAAGTGCTAATATAATCTCCTCTGACATGATTATCTACCATTCATGCAGCGATTTTCTCTTGCAGCAACAGAACTCAATGGTGCATTATATGCTGTTGGTGGATTTGATGGAGACAAATATTTGGCGTAAGTTATTGCTGAATTGctgttttcttatttctttataaTGTATGCCCCAAAGGAGCTTGACATTTGGGCTTCATTACCTGAGAAATGAGAGTTGCTTGTAGTTTTCCAAACCACAGTCCATTTTAGTGCTAAAGTTGCTCTGATAGAAATCTGCaacttcttttatttcattGAATCGGAAGATTATCTTCACATGTGAAAGTAGTTGAGTCTTGTTTTTAAGTTTTCTGCTGTGTTCTCCTGTAGCATCTTCTTATTAGTTATCACCTCAGGACTGCTGAAAGGTTTGACCCCAGAGAACATGCTTGGATAAAAATTGAGAGTATGAGCACAAAAAGAGCATATCATGTGTTGGTTCCTTTGGGGGGGAAGTTGTATGTTGACCTCTTCTCGCTTCTTTGCATTCTATATCTTTGGTCCCATTTTTCTTGTTGTTATTCACTTTTAGCTTCATGGTTGCTCTTTAGATATGCACTTGGTTGCTCTGATAGGTCTCAAATGATGCCAAGCGTTGAGATATATGATCCCTGTTGGGGAACATGGATGATTGGGGAACCAATGAACTACTCGAGGGGTTATGTAACTGCTGCTGCTCTAAAGGAGTCCATTTATGTCATTGGAGGGGCTCAATCTGATAATGAAGTACTAGACACGGTACATaagattatttatttcattgtcTTGCTATGCGTTGCTCCCATTACGTATGTGGTTCCATTAATCAATACTCCTCTTTGTGATTGCAGATTGAACGTTACAAGGAAGGCACAGGTTGGGAAATAACCAACTTGAGCAGAGTCGGGAAAAGGAGATTGTCCTCTGCTATAGTTTTGGAGGAAGATTGAAATCTGCATTCTTAAGTACTCAACCTCTCTCTTCTTATGGGCACCCTTTGTTCAATATCTGCTGTTTTGTTATAACGAATAGACATAACGCTTAAAAGCATCTTAAACATTCCGTGACTTTTACCTCCGTATGAGAAAACAGAAAATGGTCAAGCTTATAGCCAATGTATGGTTATAGCTTTGTAGCAGTATGACTGTATTACAGACAGTTCTCTGCAGCTTCTTTCTAAGGCAAAATTTGTTCACAATACTTTATTGTTTTTTCATCATTAAACTTGCTGCCTAGCATAAAATCAGGGTAAAGCATCGAGCTTTAGGAGGGCTTTGATGATCATTTCTATCTGCTTATAATCACAGAAAATAAAACGTAGAAAAGCTCCCAAAATGTTGAAAGAGTTGGGAACCAGGGGTTGCTTGTTGTGTGGATATATGTGCCATTATATCAATGCTGGTTTGAGAAACTTGGAGTTTGCATGAGCCATTGTGGTTTCATGAACCTTGAGAAAAGATCTAAAACTGTCTCTCTTCACAACACAACacacaaatagacacacatggATATGATCTTAAATTCTGAATATAAGGTGTCTAGTAGTAAACTACTGTAATGCAATACGATTGAAGATACATCATAGAACTTGATACATATAAATGATACATTCGGTAGtgtttatgtatcaagtacatttatattgaacatgataaacactAATCGAAGATTTAACAAAATTAGGGTTCTGTATCATTACCataaatatgaacatgatatatTGCATAACAACGAAAGCTATTGTAGCAGTGATGTATCAGATCTGTGATAACACTAACAAAGGCTAATTTAATGTATCATAAAGTTGAAACGAAGgcattatacataaatttatgaatcaaaatcaactagatacattaaaaatccGAACCTTGGGTAGAGAAGGGTATTGAAACAAAGGCATTATACATTAAATTatgaatcaaaatcaactaGATACATTGAAAATATGAACCTTGGGTAGGGAAGATTGTTTAGTAACATGttctacccccccccccccccNNNNNNNNNNNNNNNNNNNNNNNNNNNNNNNNNNNNNNNNNNNNNNNNNNNNNNNNNNNNNNNNNNNNNNNNNNNNNNNNNNNNNNNNNNNNNNNNNNNNNNNNNNNNNNNNNNNNNNNNNNNNNNNNNNNNNNNNNNNNNNNNNNNNNNNNNNNNNNNNNNNNNNNNNNNNNNNNNNNNNNNNNNNNNNNNNNNNNNNNNNNNNNNNNNNNNNNNNNNNNNNNNNNNNNNNNNNNNNNNNNNNNNNNNNNNNNNNNNNNNNNNNNNNNNNNNNNNNNNNNNNNNNNNNNNNNNNNNNNNNNNNNNNNNNNNNNNNNNNNNNNNNNNNNNNNNNNNNNNNNNNNNNNNNNNNNNNNNNNNNNNNNNNNNNNNNNNNNNNNNNNNNNNNNNNNNNNNNNNNNNNNNNNNNNNNNNNNNNNNNNNNNNNNNNNNNNNNNNNNNNNNNNNNNNNNNNNNNNNNNNNNNNNNNNNNNNNNNNNNNNNNNNNNNNNNNNNNNNNNNNNNNNNNNNNNNNNNNNNNNNNNNNNNNNNNNNNNNNNNNNNNNNNNNNNNNNNNNNNNNNNNNNNNNNNNNNNNNNNNNNNNNNNNNNNNNNNNNNNNNNNNNNNNNNNNNNNNNNNNNNNNNNNNNNNNNNNNNNNNNNNNNNNNNNNNNNNNNNNNNNNNNNNNNNNNNNNNNNNNNNNNNNNNNNNNNNNNNNNNNNNNNNNNNNNNNNNNNNNNNNNNNNNNNNNNNNNNNNNNNNNNNNNNNNNNNNNNNNNNNNNNNNNNNNNNNNNNNNNNNNNNNNNNNNNNNNNNNNNNNNNNNNNNNNNNNNNNNNNNNNNNNNNNNNNNNNNNNNNNNNNNNNNNNNNNNNNNNNNNNNNNNNNNNNNNNNNNNNNNNNNNNNNNNNNNNNNNNNNNNNNNNNNNNNNNNNNNNNNNNNNNNNNNNNNNNNNNNNNNNNNNNNNNNNNNNNNNNNNNNNNNNNNNNNNNNNNNNNNNNNNNNNNNNNNNNNNNNNNNNNNNNNNNNNNNNNNNNNNNNNNNNNNNNNNNNNNNNNNNNNNNNNNNNNNNNNNNNNNNNNNNNNNNNNNNNNNNNNNNNNNNNNNNNNNNNNNNNNNNNNNNNNNNNNNNNNNNNNNNNNNNNNNNNNNNNNNNNNNNNNNNNNNNNNNNNNNNNNNNNNNNNNNNNNNNNNNNNNNNNNNNNNNNNNNNNNNNNNNNNNNNNNNNNNNNNNNNNNNNNNNNNNNNNNNNNNNNNNNNNNNNNNNNNNNNNNNNNNNNNNNNNNNNNNNNNNNNNNNNNNNNNNNNNNNNNNNNNNNNNNNNNNNNNNNNNNNNNNNNNNNNNNNNNNNNNNNNNNNNNNNNNNNNNNNNNNNNNNNNNNNNNNNNNNNNNNNNNNNNNNNNNNNNNNNNNNNNNNNNNNNNNNNNNNNNNNNNNNNNNNNNNNNNNNNNNNNGGTTACACCATATTTAGCGATAATATAGTCCATATATAGTCAAATATAGCATGTTTTCTCCCTAGAGGAACCAATAACACACATcaaaattgattgaaaaataaataaattgagttaTATATCACAAGGACCAAAAGAAGAACTTACCAATTACGTCGGGATTAGGTGTGTTATTATCCCCTCACATTCTGTAGGTTTGTATggttaatttaaaagaaaaatatttattcacaTTTTGTCATGGGCCAGGAGACGAATTTTATCGATAAATGAAATAGGTTAAAAATGTTGAAACTTCTGTCAAAGATGTTCTGCTAAAAGTCCGTTGTTAATCACGAACATCTTTTTTATTGATAGATCGTTTGTACAAATTCTTAAAGATTAGATTATTACTTGCTTTCATTAAAAGAAATATGCATCAACCTATATCAAATTATCAATGATTAAATCTAAAGTAAACTGTTCCAATTTAGGCACTAAATGTAAATGAAGTATTTTGTTAAATTATCAATTTGTGGTAGAGCTCCTAGTTAATAAACTTACATTTCATAAATTTCACATAGAATACAATGCTTACCTCTCATATTAGGGTCAATAGCATTTTTTATCCTTCAATTATTagtaaattttgattttagtcCCTATAGTATTTCACTAACCACATTTTAACCTTCAATGTATAATTGAATTGTGCACTTTTGATCCTTTTACttataaatattcataaatatactattattattattattattattattattattattattaattgctCTATCACTTAATTATTTGTGTATTCTATCGGGTTTATGTCATTACACCTTATTTAACAATAATATTGTCCATGTCACACCCCGAAGCTACCCCAAGGACGCGGATACGGGACCTAgaatcacgagtgaccccaagctaaccctgttggcatatATAAGCATACTTAAAAGAAATACTTTGCGGAAGCATAAGACATCAGATAaactgaaaagatggggaatacccatatactgtctgaatatatgaaaactgagagtttaacaacaactgaaaagtcaaactcaaatacCAAAGCTGAAACTAACTGTGTCtgaaatagcctctaactgactagaagtgttgggacatgccctagctaaatctagcaaaaactggaactaaaactaaaagcaaaGGAAATAAGTATGTCGTCCTCGAGAAATAAGGACTCTGATGCTGCTAAACTGGAGACCGAgaatcgatctatgcgtgatctggagGCTGAGggcttgaacctacatcacaaaaaGATGTATCGCAGAgtatcagtacttgaaaggtactgagcatgcaatatagaataaaattgaacaataaacataactgaacaaagcatatatctgagcaatgataagagataaTCATGATACTAAACTGAGAATACTGAATGTGAAATGactgaatgtaatgaccaagtttataacatgctgagactgaaatcTAACTGTaactgtaagggagctactaataaccgacataaaaccacatgagctaaatgtggagtccgatgtatacgccccatcaagaagacccaatataccatgccagaggtatagaggcatgactggcgtgatcactaaaatgtaatgccaacaaaggggacttataaacctatggggcatgtagttctgggacttgaaggtgattgaccctagtccactcggtattaagctactcccaattgattatgtaattaacaatttatgactgaatttatgtaatattgGATAGgtcaaaatattgacatgctaactaaaaatgcaacattaatgtactaataatgaaacattcaaatctgaggcatgtatatctgaaataacgaacctagcatgtgtaattcatgaactaaaagaactacatagctagggttctgaatttatgaaataatcTACACAGATCGATACTAAAATCATGACAatttgatttggatcattcGAACAACTAAAACCCAAGAATTTCTAATATTCaaaaaaccctaggtctagatgatattaagggaatcaagattctgactgaaatctagggacctaatgggtgaaaggaacccactagtgaaattccacatacctgaTGACGAATTCCACCGAGAAATTTTCGATTTTGGGGATGGAACTGATGAAAACTCGatgcattcttgaactagggctgCTTGACTTTCTCCTCTATTTTGCTCTAGGTTTCGCTTGGTTATggtgaataattgattaggttaggttaggttctaattagtttactaggctaaaacagaccaaaaccacgtagtttagagGTCCAATGcataagaaaaagaccaaaagacccctgacttaaaagttgtcgaAACCAATCGACAGTCCGTGGAATGACCCACGGtctgtgctggtcaaccgtcgatGGGGTTCTGGGACTAGATTCTGGAGCCTCGATCCACGAACCAGGACCACGGTCTGTggcctgacctacggtccgtgggtcatgCCTTAGAAACTTTTGTCTGAGGGTCTAACCTACGGCCCTggaccacgaaccgtggtctgacctacagtTCGTAGGTCCTGACGTAGGTCTGGACTTAGAATAATTTTCTGGGCCTTTTTTGGGAGGGGCTGCATGTGGTGAACCACAGACTACCAGAACGgaccgtgggtcaccctacagtccgtaggtggaaaccgtgggttgcacctacAACTTTTGGAAATCTGCTGATTGGTCTGTttttgaatacggggtgttacaatccATATATAGTTAAATATACCATGTTCTCTACATAAATAAAGGTACCAATGACAcacatttaaattaattgaagaataaatatATTGGGTCATATATCACAATTAGGACCAAAAAGAGAATTTACCAATTACTTTGGGATCAGAAGTGTTATAATCCCCTCACATTAGGTAGGTTTGgatagtttatttaaaaggaaaatatttatctatattcTGTCCTGAGCCGTCAATCAAATTTTATCAATATTGAATTAGGTTAGAAGTCCTGAGACTTCCGTCAAGAAATGTCTGCT
Proteins encoded in this window:
- the LOC125864099 gene encoding uncharacterized protein LOC125864099 — translated: MKTFFKSPELWDVVETGIPEGNANQLREHRKRDSKALFRIQQALDDEIFPHISAAETSKQAWEILKQEYFGDDKGYLSRTSAIVNRMRSYAEKIDNQIVVSKVLRSLTTKFEHVVTAIEESKDLSIYSFDELMSSLLAHEDRLNRSREKVQEKAFQVKGEFGYKGKAENSAGCGHGRGNFRGRGCGGSGRGNLATKKLTVGRSRKLSRRKPISLKMWKKKVNCLSLVPKLIESVNVVWFIDSECSNHMSSSKSLFRDLDESQKSEVRLGDDKQVHVEGKGTIEIKTVQGNVKLLYDVQYVPTVTTQA
- the LOC125864101 gene encoding uncharacterized protein LOC125864101, producing MKLVQIRVRLHCVPLPEDTFRPVIKDNYFEQHHFWFELDHTQSSKLISQLSSLAYAPSSTPHYPALRRSIIQTSPANNKITVNRCSEPQNLKNKPSSSIDSQGALEEKNFIYMKLKEIALDREWPAISRNGHAEENTNEGISYNDVSIDQTGFVEPQLPGEEMNEEGNCDLAGYPPFVAQLLKEVKELNAFKEQHTQKVTGLEKKLANAQEEIKLLKGRCLMLESTNPSRTHDSANVVESDDIVCDESIILAGEFDGNNWLSALDLYSPLSDVLKTLKTMSSFWSYFAIANLSREVYVFGGKFGKLWDNTVESYNPANDMWTVDSHLKKRISNLSRATLKDTMFAMGGGNGTEYFAEVEMYDPQVGRWIPSRSMSQKRFSLAATELNGALYAVGGFDGDKYLATAERFDPREHAWIKIESMSTKRAYHVLVPLGGKLYALGCSDRSQMMPSVEIYDPCWGTWMIGEPMNYSRGYVTAAALKESIYVIGGAQSDNEVLDTIERYKEGTGWEITNLSRVGKRRLSSAIVLEED